The window CAGTATGACCAGCAGGCCCACGAGGACGTCAATCATCTCCACCACCCATCCCCGCGAGGATGTCCACAAGGCTGTCGGCGAGCCTCTCCCACAGGCTTGGCCTGTACTCTCTGATTACCCTGACGAGCATCTCCGGGTCGTACTTGAGGCGGTACGTAATGCTCTTTCCGTTTCTCACTCCCTCAACTACGCCCAGCTTTTCAAGTTCCCTCATGTGGTAGCTCACCGTCGGCTGGCTCACTCCCAGGGCCTCGGCGATTTCTCCCTGGCTCATCGGTCGCTCAAGGAGCAGGAGGAGTATTCTCCTCCGGGTTTCGGTGGCTATCGCAACTATCAGCCTCTGGGCATCTTCCTCAAGTCCGGCGGGGAATATGTAGCGCCTTCTCCCTATCCTTTTTGAGAACACCTTTCCCTCGGCTTCGAGCTTCCGGAGGTGGTACTGGAGGTCGCCTATGCCAAGCCCGAGTTCCCTCGCCAGCTCCCTGAAAGTTATCCCGGGCTTTCCCCTGATGAAGTTGAGTATCTCGTCCCTCCGCTCCATCTTCCGCCCCTTAAACCCTGTGGTGCAACCATCTATGGCAATCCATATAAGCCCTTCCCTTTTATGCCCTGCGGTGGGAGTGGTGGAGCTCTTCAGGTTCGCCGAAAGGCTCGCGGAAAGGTACGGGATTGAATACTACGAAATCAGGCTCATGAAGATCTCATCAACGAGGCTCTCGATGGAGAACGGCCAGCTGGACGAACTCTCCCAGAACGGCGAGACCGGAATAGGAGTTAGGGCCTTCAACGGGGCATGGGGCTTTTCTAGTGCCAACGACATGAAGAGGGCCGAGAAGGCCGTCGAGACGGCTTTTAAGATAGCCAAACTCTCCAGGGGGGAGGCGAAGATATATCTCGGCGACCCCGTTGAGGACGAGGCCGAGATTAAGGTGGAAAAACCCTTCACCGACGTGGACATCTCCGAAAAGCTCGCCCTTCTGCGGGAAGTTGATGGCCTACTTGGGGGAACTTCGAGCAGGTCTGCTGGCTACGCGGATTCCCTAGTTGAGACCATCTACGTTAACTCCCTCGGGAGCGAGATAAGGACGAGGGTTCCGAGGATAGCCCTCCGCTTCTCCGTTACAGTTAGGGGAAACGGCGACATGCAGACCTACTGGAAGACCTTCGGGGGAACCCTCGGCTGGGAGCTAATCGAGGGCATCGACTTACCTTACTGGACTTCCCTCGTAAAGGAGAAGGCCCGGCAACTGTTGAAGGCGAGAAGTCCTCCCTCTGGAGAGTTCGAGGTCATAATGGACCCCGAACTGACGGGGGTTTTCATCCACGAGGCTTTGGGACACGCCGTCGAGGCCGACCTCGTGAAGAACGGGGACAGCATTCTCGCTGGAAAGCTCGGGGAGCGGGTAGCTGTTGAGGGGCTTACGGTTGTGGACGACCCAACGCTCAGGGGCAAGTTTGGCTCCTACATCTACGATGACGAGGGCGTTAAGGCGAAGCGCGTCGAGATAATAAAGGACGGGGTTCTCGTTACGTACCTCAACGACCGCGAAACCTCGGCCCACTTCGGCCTTGAACCGAACGGCCACGCCAGAGCTCAGAGCTACGCGCACCAGCCCCTCGTGAGGATGGGGAACACCTACGTTGAAAGGGGTAGCTGGAGCCTTGAGGAAATGCTGGAAGAAGTGAAGAACGGCCTCTACATGGTCGGCGACAAGGGTGGCCAAGTTGATACCGCCGGCGGAACTTTCACCTTCGGGGCCAAGGAGGACTACCTGATAAGGAACGGGGAGATAGCAGAGATGGTCAGGGACGTTGCTCTCTCGGGGAAGACCCTCGAAGTCCTCAGGCGGATAAAGGCCGTTGGGAAGGACGTTAGGGTCGAGTTCCCCGGCTACTGCGGAAAGGGGCAGAGCGTCCCGGTTGACGACGGCGGGCCACACATCCTCACGAGGGCGCTCGTCGGGGGAACCCGCTGAGCGTTCGCGTAAGAAACCTGTATATAGGTCAAAGTTCTACTTTTTAATAGGTGAGGTTAATGGCCATTGAGGTTGACATTATTCAAGATGTGGAGACCTTCCTCAGGAACCTCAACGGTTACGAGCTCCTCAGCTATGCGATATGCAACGAGGAATGCGGAGCTGAGACCTACGAGTGGCTCGCCGGGAAGACCGAGGGGCCGGTCTCGGAGGAGCTGGAGAGATTAGCTAAGGAGAAGAGGAAGCACGCAGTTCAGATGAGACAGCTCTTCGAGGAGCTCTACCCCGGACTGGAACCCCTTGACTTCAACGCGCCACCCCTCGATGCCCTCCCGCTGTGCTGTGAGCTGATGAAGGCGAAGGACATCGAGGATGCCCTCGCAATAGCCCTCCTCTCGGAGTCCATAGCGAGGGACGTCTATAAGAAGCTCCAGAGGATGAGCAAAGACGAAAAGGTGGCAGGGCTCTTCGCCCGCCTGGCGGGGATAAAAGAGGAATCCTACAGGAGGCTCCTCAAGCTCTACGAGTCCTTCTCGGGGAAGTCGAAGACCTTTTAAAGCCTTCCCCCGAGTCAACGCGGGTGCAGGGATGATAGATGAGCTCATCTCACTGCTGGAGCGGAGAGATGTTGAGTGGGAAATTTACTGGGAAAAGGGGCGGAGCGGTTCCTTCGGGATAGAGCGCGAGAACCTTGAGCGCTCCCAGAGGAAGTTCTACTCGGGCGTTGGCCTCAGGATGGGCTATAAAGGAAAGCTCGGCTTCTCATACATCACCGGTCTTACCCACGATAGGGGAACCCTTGAGAGGTTCGTTGAGAGGACCATAAAGCTCGCCAGAGTAAGTGAAGTCCCTTTCAAAGGTTTTCCGGTTCCCTCCAATGTTCCGGGGGTTAAGGGACTCTACGACAGGAAGATAGACGAGATGCCATTTGAGGAAGCCCACTCTATGGCCCTTGAGGTCGCTTCCCTCATGCGCTCTGTGAAAGCCGATGATGAGACCCTCTCCGGTTCCATCTCCTTCGCGGTCTCCAGCGAGGGCGTCGTCAACTCCAACGGCGTCGAGCTTGAGACGAGAACGACAGGGATGGGGGTTTACATCTACGCCGTTAAGGGAACCGGAACCGGCTCTTTCCACCAGACCTACAGGTCTCTCCAGCCTTTGGAGGAAATCGAGATGGGAATAACCAGAGCCAGGGAAGATGCGAGGCTCAGCGGTATGGCGAAGAGGCTTGAACCCTTCAGGGGAGAGCTTGTGCTTGAGCCGGAGGCTTTCGAGTCCCTCCTCTGGCTCTTCCTTGAGAACGTCTTCGGGGACACGGTTTACCACAGGAGAAGTCGCTTCTCCGAGACGGGGGTAGAGGTTGGTGGAGAGGCTTTCACCCTTGAGGACGATTCAACTCTCGACGGTCTTCCCGGGAGCTACCCCTTCGACGGTGAAGGCAGTCCCGGGCAGAGAACAGTCGTTGTTGAGAACGGAGTTTTGAGGTCGTTCCTCCTCGACCACACCCTCGCGTCCTTTCTGGGAATGGAGAGCACGGGCAACGCCCTCAGGAGCTTCCGCTCGGTTCCGAGGATAGGGACGAGCAACGTCGTCGTTGGCACGGGAGACCTCGATCTGGAGGACTTCGAGGGGGTGGTCATCAAAGACACCCTCGGCGCCCACACGGCCAACCCGGTGAGCGGGGACTTTTCTCTAACCGTCTCCCTGGGTTACCTCCTCAGGGACGGTGAGCCAAGGCCCTTCAGGGACAACATGCTCTCCGGCAACGTCTTCGAGCTACTGAGGACAATCAAACCCGGAAAGAGGGCCGAGAGGAGGGGCTCTTTCATCTCCCCGAGGGTTCTTGTGGAGGCCGTCCTTGTGTAACCCTCTACGGAAAGGTTAGCGGAAGAACTCTTGTCCTCACGGAAAAGCGTCCTCCGGGGAGAGGTGCTACTCCTCCCAATCCTCTTCCTTCTCAGGCGTAGAGGATGAAGATCTCTCCTTTGTTTTTTCCCTCTGCAATTTTCCTGAGCTTCTTTCCCCCACAGTAGACGGCCCTCGGCCTTTTCTCGGTTAGAACCTCCACCCTGAACTTCCCATCCTCAAGCCTCGCCAGCGGGTTGGGCCAGAGCTCGATTTTTTCCCCTTCAAGCTCTATTATCACCGGACTGGCATCGCACTTGACCACGACCCGGGTTTTCTCGCCCACCCCACCGCCAGCGCGGAGGGCGAGGGGGAGCGAGAGGAGAAGGATGGGCAGGAGGAGGGGAGTTGTCTTCAGGTTCTCGCTGTAAACGAGAACCATCATAACCGCCGACAGGGCTATGCCAACCACGAGGAGTGGAAGCGTGTGAAGGGCCGTCTCGTCCGGTAGGCCGAGCTTCCTGCCCCTCTCAAGGAACTCCGTTGCCAGCGCAATCGAGACCACGGTTAGGCCGTAGAGCGGGCTCGTGAGGTAGGGATTTTTGAAGAGTGAGCCTATGATAGCGTAGCTCCCGGGAGAAACCGCGGGTATTAGGGACGAGAAAACCATCGCGAAGGGAGCTGTGTAGGCAACCGTCGCGAGGAAAACCGCCGTCCCTATGGAGCGGGCAAGGGCAACGCCGAGGAGTGCTATGAAAAGGCCCGCCGAGAGAATTGGGGAGACGCTCCAGTAGGATAGGGCGACGAGAACCGCCGAGGAAACCGCGAGGCCAAGCTCAAGGGCCTTTCTCCCCTTCATGAGACCTCACCGGCTACCGTCGCTATGGCCTTTGAGGGCCTGACGCGCCCCCAGTTTATCGTTCTCGCGATGCCGGAGAGCATGTTGGCCAGCCCCAGCGACTCAAGCCTCTCAAGCGGGCTTTCCGGGAGCACGTTAACGACGACCCCCCTCATGCCGGCTATCTCGGCAACACTCCTGAAGTTCCCTTCCGAGAGGCTCGTGATGACGACAGGCCTTGCGGAGTACCTCAGGATTACGCTTCTGACTCTCGCGGATTCGTTCGCGACCTTCATCGGGGCGTTCCAGGAGTTCAGGGCTTCGCCTAAGATTGCCTTGAGGGCCCTCTCGCCGGTCATCGGGGGCACGAGCCTTCCGAGGCCCAGCAAGTAGAGGCCCACGGAATACTCCTTTGAGATAAAGTAGCCAACGAGCGTGGAGGTCGCCTCAAAGGCCCCGGGACCCCTTTCAAGGGCTTTGACGTCGAGCACAACGATGACCGTCCTCCCGCCTTCCCTTTCGAACTCGTTGACGAGAGTTCTGCCGAACCTCGCCGTCGCCTTCCAGTTGATGACCTTGAGCGGGTCGCCGGGCCTGTACTCCCTAACCTCCCTGAACTCTATTGTTGGCGCGCCCCTTATCGAGTAGGGCCTGAGGCGCTCCCTGGCCCTGAGCCTTGGCCTTCTCGGAACCCTCCCGGGAGTGGCGATTAGCTCGGCCTTTTCACCAGCTATCAGCCAGTTGGAGCGCGTCAGGGATGGGTTCAGGGCCAGCACCTCGACCCCCGGGATCTCGTGCCTCCCCGGGGCAGTAACCTTGAGCCTTCTCCTTACTGTGAACTCCCTCTCCCCCGGCCCCTTGAAGAGGACGAAGAATTTCTTCTCTGCCTCAAGGCCAAGGGGGAGAGAGGGCCTGAGCACGATAACCCCGAGCCCTTCCCCAGACTTCATCCTGATTTCCTCGATTACCTCCCCGCCGATGCTCGTCTCTTGCGGGGTAAAGGTTCTCTCGACCTCGAATTCCCCTGGTGGCTTTACGAGGATTCCCATGGCAAGAACCGTCAGCGGGAGAACCGCCAGCGCGGTTGTGAAGGGTGAAAGGAGTGCAACGCCGAGGAAGACCAGCCAGAGGGCGTAGCCAACGAGGGTTCTCATTCACAGACCCTCCAGCTTCTTCATTATGTCCTCCACTATTTCCCTCCTCCGCTCGAACTCCCTCCTGAGGAGGAGCTTCCTGAGCCAGTAGGGTGTTAATGAACCCGGTGTCCTCGGTTCGTAATCCGCCAGTGGTTTTATGAGCTCCAGAAGTTCTTTCCTGCTCGACGTTACCTTGGAGCCGTAGAAGGCCACGTAGGAGAGTAGCTTCCCCCTCTTTCCCTCCACGAGGAACTCCTCAACCGCTTTCTCGGCCTCTCCGGGGGGTCTTCCGCTTTCCCTGAGGAGCTCCCTCATGTAGTCCTCCGGTGAGCGGACAGCGTTGAGAGCCACTCCCGCCGAGAAGAGAACCGCTATGAGGAGTGCGAGCCACTCCACGAGGTTCCAGTGCTCATACCTGAGAAAGTAGGGGCGGGCCGTTATGTAAAGGCCGAGCGCCCCTCCGATGACAGGAAAGGCGAGGATGCTTTCCCTCAGCTCCTCCCAGCGCAGGGAGAGGGCATATGCCATGAGGAGAAACGTTCCTGCCACGATGGGCACCGGAACCAGCTGAACCGGGAGGAAGAAGGCCGTCCCGAAGATTTCCAGGGACTCCCCGAGACCGGCCTTCAGGAGGGACTCCTCCGAGGAGCCCTCCTCCCTGAGGAGTTCTCCCACCGCTATTACGGCACCACCCACGCCCCACGCCTTACCGGTTAGGAGGAAGGCAAAGGCAGTTCCAAGCCACCGTATCCTTAACTTGGCCCTTCCCTCGAAGAAACCGGCGATTAGAAACGACGAGAGGAAGACAACCACAGGAACGAGGCTCCACACCGGTGCGAGGCCCGCGTAAACGAGTCCCGCCCAGGCTATGGTAACGCCCGCGTATTCGAGCAACTCCCACTTCATTGGCCCACCACCCTTTCAACGGCCCTGTAAAACCTCAGGAAGGACTCTCTGCTCGGCTCCCTTTTTCCATAGAGGGCCATCTCCACCGACTCCCTTATCGCCCTCAGTGCCTCCGGCTGCGGGATTACCCTTGAGAGGGCCACCTCTATCTCCCTCGGTGTTAGGCTCTCAACGTTTATCAGCTTTGAGGCCCAGCTCAGGAAGGTCTCGTAGAGCCTCTCAACGGCCGTCCTGTAGTCCGGATAGACCTCGACGGTGACGGAAAAGCGCCTTCTATTGCACTTTGCCTCAAGCCTGTGCCTCCCGCTCCCCAGGCTGAGCCTGAACTTCCTTCCCCTCCCAACGGGCTTCCCGTCCACGAGAAGCTCTCCATCGCAGAGTAGCTCGACCTCGAAGGTCTCCCCCTCCCTCACAACCGGGACTCCACCGGCAACGAGCATTCCGCCGGTCTCTTCTTCAACGATCTTCTTCCTTTTCCTCACGAGCAGGGGCAGGACTGGAAGGATGAGGAGTGGTAGAAGGTAGGGTAGTGGACTTCTCCCCTTCACGACCTCTATCGTCGCTCTGGTTCTGGCAGGTAGATAAAAGGTCGAGCCCTTAAAGGTGACCTCGACGGTTACCTTTCCGGGCCTCGTGAAGTTAAGGAACAGCTCGGCTTTTCCATCCTCGTTGGTGTAAACCGTGCCGTTGAAGCCCGGGAGCACTATGTGGAGTGGTATGTTCGGAACAGGGCCCCCGAGGCCGTCCCTTGCGAGGATTACTATTCTGCTCCGCTCCCCGGCCTTAACTTCCCTCGTTTCGACGGTCAGGTTGAGGGGCGAAACTACGGCGACCTGAATGGTGCCTATTATCGACCCCGTGCCCCAGAGGTAGACTGTGTATTCACCCGCCTTCCTGAAGGGGCCGAGGTTCACCGAGAAGGAGCCGTTGACTACCCTTATCTCCCTCGACTCGTTGCCGAAGGTCAGCTCTATCGTCCCATTCCTCATCCCCTCAACCTCGGCCGAGACCGGGATTGGCTTTCCTATGGTTCCCTTGACGACCGCCGGAGCTTTAACCACGACCCCGTAGACATGAACCTCCGTGTGCGTGCCGTTGTAGAGGCCGTCCCCGGTGTACACGAGCCCCAGTAGGTGCTCCCCGGGGCCCACGTAGAGGTTGAGCGTGAACTTCCCTTCCCCGTCGGTTACGCCTTTACCACTCACGTTGCCCCAGAAGTAGTCGAAGGTCGCGTTCCCTATCGGTCTTCCTGCGGAGTCCTGCAGTTTCCCGGTCAGGGACAGCTCGCCGGGTCTGGTGACGACTTCCCTGCTCACGTTGAAGTGGCTCTTCTGAATGACGGTCATCGGGATGAAGGTCATCCCCGGGAAGAAGGGCCAGTAGCGACCGGCCATCTCGTCCGGGAAGAAGTAGAGATTTAGGTGCTTCAGCCCGGGCCTTTCCCTCTCCGGAAACTCGGCCACCATCTTGAACGTCCCGTTTTTGACTCTCGCCTTTCCAATGACCGGATACCCATCGTCGCCCGAGAAGAACACCACTGTCCCGTTGGGCTTTTCACCGCTTCCGCCAGCCCTAACCCTTCCGGTGACGTTGAAGGGCTCCCCGACGATAGCATGTAATGGCGAGCTGGCGCTCACTATGGAAACGTCGGAAACGTAAACCGGGAGGTAAACCGTCTCCTCTCTTCCACCAGATTTTAGCCTTATCCACTGGAAGCTCAGGCCTAGCCGGGCTCCTTCAGGTGGTGTGATGACAAACCACAGCCTTACCTTTCCTTCTTCCGAGACGACGCTCAGCGTTTTTGTCCAGTTGCTGGTTTCCACCGAGAGGTTGTCTCCCCCTGAGAGGATGAGGGAATAGCGGGAGGAACTACCTCCAGAGACTGCCCTGAGAACCCCCGGTGGCTCGACGTCGCTCGACGCGTTGAACCAGACCAGTGAGTAGAGGGCCCTTCCTTCTCTGTCCGTCAGGGCTATCGGGTAAAGTCCTCCTCTTGGCTTCTCCTTGACGGTTACCATAACGGAGAAGTTTGAAACCTCCATCGAGACGTTGAGGGGGCTCATAACCCCCAGGTCGCTGAGGTTCGCTTCCCTCTTCACGTCGAGGAGCAGGAACTTGGCTTCGGTTCCGTTTATGACTTTCCTCTCGGGAACAGCCGAGAGCGGGACGTACTGCCCGGGATGGGGGTAGGGGACGAGCGGATCGACGGTCAGCCAGCCGGTCCCGTTGAAGTAGACCTCGACCCAGTAGTAAAACCTGCTCGCGTTGATGACCTGCCTTTCCGGGTTGGGGAGTATCTTGTAGCCCCTGACGAGCCTCGCGGGAATCCCTATTGCCCGGGCTAAGAGGACTAAGGCCGAGGCGAAGTCGTAGGAGGTTCCATAGCTTGAGTTCTCAAGGAAGTAGGCGACCCTGTCAACGCCTTCCGGAAAGGTAACGTTTTCCGAGTACTTCTTCGAGTAGAGGAGGTAGTACTGCAGGTTAATCAGTTCGAGGTACTTTCCAAGGCCGGTGTTGTTGAAGGTCATCGCAATCGGTAGAACGGCATCCCTAAGGTCGGGCGGTATGGCGAGGTATTCCCCAAGCTTCCCGGGGGTCAGGTTGAGGAGCACCGGGAGGTCATAGGAGTAGCTCACGGCGGTGAATGTGTAGTTGGACGTTCCACCGGCGGTTCTGAACGTTCCCCCGTTCCTGTCCCAGAGGGTTCTAACGCTAACGTTGGCCGTGTTGAGGGGCAGGGGGAGCGTGCCGTTTATCACGAAGCCGGCCTTAACCCTAATCCTGTCGAGCTCGGTGTGGTGTGGAAGCGAGGGCTCGCTCATAGGGGGTCTCTTTGAGTAGTTTGCAGCGACCGGTATCCAGTGCCCATCCGCGTAGCTCCCGAAGACCTCGACCCGCAGGTAGGAGACGTGGGTCGCGTTGTAGATGGTGAGCGTGAGGTTCTCGGTGAGCAGTGGTAGCTCGGGCCCTTTTCCGGTCTTTACCGGCCTCCTCTGGGGCCCCAGGCCCGGCTGGCCAAGGGAAGAGGTAAGGATGAGAAACGCAAGGACAAGCACGGCTATCGAAGCTAGGCCGGCCCTCATGTTTATCGCTCACACCTTCGGGTGAAATCTCTTAAGGTTTTCCACTATCCATAGTTCAAATTTCCTCAAGCAACTTCTTCCTCTTCTCCTCGTACTCCTCTTGGCTTATGACACCCATGTCGTAGAGCTCCTTCAGCTTCTTGAGCTTCTCAAGCGGGTCTTCCTTCTCTCCGGCAACGGGCTGGGTATGATAAGCAGGCATGGTTCTCGTTATGAACTCCTTCGGCTTCTTCAGAACCCACGTCTCGCTCGTCAGCCCCTTGTTTACCTCTATCGAGACCGGCTCGACGGCTATCGCGTTTAAGGCGTCTTTAATCGCGTTTATTGCCTTCCTTGCCTCCTCCTTGTTCATCCAGCCGAGCTTGAGCGTTACGTTCTCCTCGCCCTCTATGACGAACTCCGAGCTCATTATGCCCAGCTTTACCGTGACCTGCTCCAGCTTCTGGTATGGAACTGCCTTAAGGTCGTACCTCCCGAGTATCTTCTCGTCGAGGTAGATTATCCTCCTGTCCGTGACCAGAAGCCATTTGGGCTTCTCCATGCTTATCTTCTTCCTTATCGAGAAGAGAACCTTCTCGTCGGGTTCCAGATGCCTTAGAACCGACTTCGGGAGCTTGGGGTTTTCTTCCTTCCCCATTTCCATCACCGGGATAACTTTGATCGAGGTGGTATATCAGGCTTTCCTCCGCAAACCTCATTAACCTTCGGGAAAATCTGGAGGGGGTGTTGTTATGGACTTTGGCAGAAAGCCCCTTATCGGAATGGTTCACCTAAGGCCCCTTCCCGGTTCATACCTCTACGACGGCAACTTTGATGCCCTCATCGAGTCCGCCCTCAGGGACGCGAAAACGATTGAGAAAGCGGGCTTCGACGCGATAATGGTCGAGAACTTCGGCGATGTGCCCTTCCCGAAGTACGTTGACAAAACGACAGTTGCGGCATTCACCGCTGTTGCGAAGGAAATCCGCGACGAAATCAGCCTTCCACTCGGTATAAACGTCCTTCGCAATGACGGCATCGCCGCCTACTCAATAGCCTACGCGGTAAAGGCGGACTTCATAAGGGTGAACGTGCTGAGCGGCGTCGCCTACACAGATCAAGGGATAATAGAGGGCATAGCCCACGAGCTTGCAAAGCTGAGGAAGCTTCTCCCGAGCAAAATCCAGGTCTTTGCCGACGTTCACGTCAAGCACGCCGTCCATTTCGGAGACTTCGAGGATTCCCTGAGGGACACCGTTGAGAGGGGTCTGGCCGATGCTGTAATAGTGAGCGGAAAGGCAACTGGAAAGCCGGTTGACATCGAGAGGCTCGCCTTAGCGAAGAGAATCTCTCCCGTTCCGGTTTTGGTCGGCTCAGGAACGACCTACGGTAATCTTCCGGAGCTGTGGAAATACGCTGACGGCTTCATCGTTGGTACGTGGATTAAGCGGAAAGGGAAGGTTGAAAACGAAGTTTCTCTGGAAAGGGCGAGGAAACTGGCCGAGCTGGCGAAACATCTTCGGTCTTGAAGGAAATTTGTTTTACAAATCCCTTCTCGAATTTTATTTTCCGAAAGGCTTATTACCCAGAGATGCGTAATTTGTTAAAAAGAAAACGCGAAACCTGTCCCGCTTTTCTTTTCCGCGAGATGGTTTTGCCCGGATGTGAGCGCATGCACTCCGAACCCCTTACGGGTTTTCATGTAATGGGCCCGTTACTGGGTTTTCTCCTGCTCCTCGGGGCAGTGGTGGTGTTCTTCTTGCTCGTGAGGTGGCTCTGGAGGCTCGTTCGGAGGTGAAAGCGATGTTTAAGGCAATTGCCCTTGCTCTGGGCTTTATACTTCTCCTGACCCTTCCGGTTTCCGCTTCCCAGTTTCCCGAGAGGTTGCCCTACGTAACCAAAGAGGAGGCAAACTCACTCGGCTTAATCCTCTCCTACAGCAACGGAGGGGGCGGATGGGAGGGCTCGAACTACGTCAACTTCTACCAGGACTTCATCTGTCCCCACAGGAACGATAGCGTGAACAACTACATCAGGATAATGGTCACCTACTACACGGACAACGAGGCGGTCGAGCAGTTCAGAGGGTTCGTCGAGCGGGGGAGGAACTCCACAGACAGGGTCGAGGACTTGATAGGCTTCTGGAGCGGTGAGAAGGAGGGAACGATAACCTACCACTACGAGTTCCACGGGGGGCAGAACTACGCCGACCTCAAGTTCGTTTACACAAAGAGATACTTCGACGGCCACGGCTTCACGTCGGTCAAGCACACCTACGCGGCCCTCGTTGGGGAACACTACTACGTTTACGGTGAGGTTGAGTACCTCAAGGGA of the Thermococcus sp. genome contains:
- a CDS encoding metalloregulator ArsR/SmtB family transcription factor; this encodes MERRDEILNFIRGKPGITFRELARELGLGIGDLQYHLRKLEAEGKVFSKRIGRRRYIFPAGLEEDAQRLIVAIATETRRRILLLLLERPMSQGEIAEALGVSQPTVSYHMRELEKLGVVEGVRNGKSITYRLKYDPEMLVRVIREYRPSLWERLADSLVDILAGMGGGDD
- a CDS encoding TldD/PmbA family protein — protein: MGVVELFRFAERLAERYGIEYYEIRLMKISSTRLSMENGQLDELSQNGETGIGVRAFNGAWGFSSANDMKRAEKAVETAFKIAKLSRGEAKIYLGDPVEDEAEIKVEKPFTDVDISEKLALLREVDGLLGGTSSRSAGYADSLVETIYVNSLGSEIRTRVPRIALRFSVTVRGNGDMQTYWKTFGGTLGWELIEGIDLPYWTSLVKEKARQLLKARSPPSGEFEVIMDPELTGVFIHEALGHAVEADLVKNGDSILAGKLGERVAVEGLTVVDDPTLRGKFGSYIYDDEGVKAKRVEIIKDGVLVTYLNDRETSAHFGLEPNGHARAQSYAHQPLVRMGNTYVERGSWSLEEMLEEVKNGLYMVGDKGGQVDTAGGTFTFGAKEDYLIRNGEIAEMVRDVALSGKTLEVLRRIKAVGKDVRVEFPGYCGKGQSVPVDDGGPHILTRALVGGTR
- a CDS encoding ferritin family protein, translated to MAIEVDIIQDVETFLRNLNGYELLSYAICNEECGAETYEWLAGKTEGPVSEELERLAKEKRKHAVQMRQLFEELYPGLEPLDFNAPPLDALPLCCELMKAKDIEDALAIALLSESIARDVYKKLQRMSKDEKVAGLFARLAGIKEESYRRLLKLYESFSGKSKTF
- a CDS encoding TldD/PmbA family protein — protein: MIDELISLLERRDVEWEIYWEKGRSGSFGIERENLERSQRKFYSGVGLRMGYKGKLGFSYITGLTHDRGTLERFVERTIKLARVSEVPFKGFPVPSNVPGVKGLYDRKIDEMPFEEAHSMALEVASLMRSVKADDETLSGSISFAVSSEGVVNSNGVELETRTTGMGVYIYAVKGTGTGSFHQTYRSLQPLEEIEMGITRAREDARLSGMAKRLEPFRGELVLEPEAFESLLWLFLENVFGDTVYHRRSRFSETGVEVGGEAFTLEDDSTLDGLPGSYPFDGEGSPGQRTVVVENGVLRSFLLDHTLASFLGMESTGNALRSFRSVPRIGTSNVVVGTGDLDLEDFEGVVIKDTLGAHTANPVSGDFSLTVSLGYLLRDGEPRPFRDNMLSGNVFELLRTIKPGKRAERRGSFISPRVLVEAVLV
- a CDS encoding DUF58 domain-containing protein, whose product is MRTLVGYALWLVFLGVALLSPFTTALAVLPLTVLAMGILVKPPGEFEVERTFTPQETSIGGEVIEEIRMKSGEGLGVIVLRPSLPLGLEAEKKFFVLFKGPGEREFTVRRRLKVTAPGRHEIPGVEVLALNPSLTRSNWLIAGEKAELIATPGRVPRRPRLRARERLRPYSIRGAPTIEFREVREYRPGDPLKVINWKATARFGRTLVNEFEREGGRTVIVVLDVKALERGPGAFEATSTLVGYFISKEYSVGLYLLGLGRLVPPMTGERALKAILGEALNSWNAPMKVANESARVRSVILRYSARPVVITSLSEGNFRSVAEIAGMRGVVVNVLPESPLERLESLGLANMLSGIARTINWGRVRPSKAIATVAGEVS
- a CDS encoding transglutaminase domain-containing protein produces the protein MRAGLASIAVLVLAFLILTSSLGQPGLGPQRRPVKTGKGPELPLLTENLTLTIYNATHVSYLRVEVFGSYADGHWIPVAANYSKRPPMSEPSLPHHTELDRIRVKAGFVINGTLPLPLNTANVSVRTLWDRNGGTFRTAGGTSNYTFTAVSYSYDLPVLLNLTPGKLGEYLAIPPDLRDAVLPIAMTFNNTGLGKYLELINLQYYLLYSKKYSENVTFPEGVDRVAYFLENSSYGTSYDFASALVLLARAIGIPARLVRGYKILPNPERQVINASRFYYWVEVYFNGTGWLTVDPLVPYPHPGQYVPLSAVPERKVINGTEAKFLLLDVKREANLSDLGVMSPLNVSMEVSNFSVMVTVKEKPRGGLYPIALTDREGRALYSLVWFNASSDVEPPGVLRAVSGGSSSRYSLILSGGDNLSVETSNWTKTLSVVSEEGKVRLWFVITPPEGARLGLSFQWIRLKSGGREETVYLPVYVSDVSIVSASSPLHAIVGEPFNVTGRVRAGGSGEKPNGTVVFFSGDDGYPVIGKARVKNGTFKMVAEFPERERPGLKHLNLYFFPDEMAGRYWPFFPGMTFIPMTVIQKSHFNVSREVVTRPGELSLTGKLQDSAGRPIGNATFDYFWGNVSGKGVTDGEGKFTLNLYVGPGEHLLGLVYTGDGLYNGTHTEVHVYGVVVKAPAVVKGTIGKPIPVSAEVEGMRNGTIELTFGNESREIRVVNGSFSVNLGPFRKAGEYTVYLWGTGSIIGTIQVAVVSPLNLTVETREVKAGERSRIVILARDGLGGPVPNIPLHIVLPGFNGTVYTNEDGKAELFLNFTRPGKVTVEVTFKGSTFYLPARTRATIEVVKGRSPLPYLLPLLILPVLPLLVRKRKKIVEEETGGMLVAGGVPVVREGETFEVELLCDGELLVDGKPVGRGRKFRLSLGSGRHRLEAKCNRRRFSVTVEVYPDYRTAVERLYETFLSWASKLINVESLTPREIEVALSRVIPQPEALRAIRESVEMALYGKREPSRESFLRFYRAVERVVGQ
- a CDS encoding PH domain-containing protein, whose protein sequence is MGKEENPKLPKSVLRHLEPDEKVLFSIRKKISMEKPKWLLVTDRRIIYLDEKILGRYDLKAVPYQKLEQVTVKLGIMSSEFVIEGEENVTLKLGWMNKEEARKAINAIKDALNAIAVEPVSIEVNKGLTSETWVLKKPKEFITRTMPAYHTQPVAGEKEDPLEKLKKLKELYDMGVISQEEYEEKRKKLLEEI
- a CDS encoding BtpA/SgcQ family protein; the encoded protein is MDFGRKPLIGMVHLRPLPGSYLYDGNFDALIESALRDAKTIEKAGFDAIMVENFGDVPFPKYVDKTTVAAFTAVAKEIRDEISLPLGINVLRNDGIAAYSIAYAVKADFIRVNVLSGVAYTDQGIIEGIAHELAKLRKLLPSKIQVFADVHVKHAVHFGDFEDSLRDTVERGLADAVIVSGKATGKPVDIERLALAKRISPVPVLVGSGTTYGNLPELWKYADGFIVGTWIKRKGKVENEVSLERARKLAELAKHLRS